From one Pecten maximus chromosome 8, xPecMax1.1, whole genome shotgun sequence genomic stretch:
- the LOC117332223 gene encoding leucine-rich repeats and immunoglobulin-like domains protein sma-10: protein MEHTFLSVVILLVWSLPAVVTRCSLSTSIYHKTIYCYQDQTNVIPSFPQYNGTLKRLGFYGEWIVRNLDKNSFSGITLVDQLELENIGLQHLSCDVFINVEQELTILNLDNNMLTHFPACSVNNLYHLRMLTLSKNFLTCIPGHSVPSSLQHLDVSYNQIYTLSSAISTDVYNKNQLKTFNIRGNKLHRISKNELQQFSSLENLDARENLLDYIQPRSFVTSGGHLTTIDLSQNQLSGDVWPCLEHLQQVTNLNLSHNQIDRVDDNVVSNMENLQTFDISYNLVSEVGPAFGHQQTLRTVLFHHNVITKVTEDIFAAGTRFRYWFDLDLSFNLLVSVDLTIPDCLYCTLLVHHNKLHMMRLSSNQNSTFSLIDISFNVLDTIPPYLPKWTKFDGSHNPFSTTSVMDFLTHLPDRTTHDVILKNTTFLCKQTSIPEIKIFSQITLDLADNCVPSQFLCQLRSNVSSLYGFHGNPLVCSCSTVWLRNYTFTTDLGQCSYPVERKGSAVTCLATLPCDTGQSVYSSKENIQACKTGLVLTNENQNLKWDLPLGKVHTTPQSQANVRSFQGL, encoded by the exons ATGGAGCATACATTCCTTTCTGTTGTCATTCTCCTGGTGTGGTCATTGCCAGCAGTGGTCACTAGATGTAGTTTGTCTAcaagtatatatcataaaacaatcTACTGTTACCAGGACCAGACCAATGTTATACCAAGTTTCCCACAATACAATGGAACCCTCAAGCGCCTGGGATTTTATGGGGAGTGGATTGTTAGAAACTTGGACAAAAACTCGTTCTCTGGCATAACTTTAGTGGATCAGCTAGAACTCGAGAACATTGGATTACAacatttgtcatgtgatgtGTTTATTAATGTCGAACAGGAACTGACCATTCTAAACCTGGACAACAACATGCTGACTCATTTTCCTGCATGCTCGGTCAATAATTTGTACCATCTGAGAATGTTGACCTTGAGTAAGAACTTCCTCACCTGTATTCCTGGACACAGTGTACCTAGCTCCTTACAACATCTGGACGTATCATACAACCAAATATATACACTAAGTTCTGCCATATCTACAGATGTCTACAACAAAAACCAGCTGAAAACTTTCAACATCAGAGGAAATAAACTTCATAGGATCAGCAAGAATGAACTGCAACAGTTTTCTAGCTTAGAAAATCTTGACGCACGAGAAAATCTGCTTGACTACATCCAACCAAGGTCATTTGTAACATCTGGTGGTCACCTTACGACGATTGATCTGTCCCAGAACCAACTGTCCGGTGATGTTTGGCCATGTCTGGAACATTTACAACAAGTGACAAATCTTAACTTGTCACACAACCAGATAGATCGTGTCGATGATAACGTGGTATCCAATATGGAAAATCTACAGACATTTGATATCTCATATAACTTGGTTTCTGAAGTCGGACCAGCATTTGGTCACCAACAGACTTTACGGACTGTGCTATTTCATCATAACGTGATCACCAAGGTTACCGAGGACATATTTGCTGCTGGAACAAGGTTTAGGTACTggtttgaccttgacctgtccTTCAATCTCCTGGTCAGTGTAGATCTGACCATTCCAGATTGCTTGTATTGTACACTTTTAGTTCATCACAATAAACTCCATATGATGCGCCTCTCCTCCAACCAGAACAGCACCTTCAGTCTGATTGACATCTCCTTCAATGTACTAGATACAATACCTCCATATCTACCTAAGTGGACTAAATTTGACGGATCTCATAACCCATTTTCTACGACAAGTGTGATGGACTTCCTCACTCATTTACCCGACCGGACTACACATGATGTCATTCTTAAGAACACAACATTTCTGTGTAAACAAACCTCTATCCCAGAGATCAAGATTTTCTCTCAAATCACACTGGATCTGGCAGACAACTGTGTTCCCTCTCAATTCTTATGTCAACTAAGATCaaatgtgtccagtctgtacGGA TTCCATGGTAACCCTCTTGTCTGTTCCTGTTCCACAGTCTGGCTGAGAAACTACACCTTTACCACAGACCTGGGACAGTGTAGTTATCCCGTGGAGCGTAAGGGTAGCGCAGTGACCTGTCTGGCAACCTTGCCTTGTGATACAGGTCAAAGTGTTTATTCatcaaaagaaaatatacaGGCATGTAAGACTGGATTAGTACTTACAAATGAGAACCAAAACCTAAAATGGGACCTTCCATTGGGAAAGGTACACACTACACCACAATCCCAGGCCAATGTTCGAAGTTTTCAGGGACTGTAA